ACGGCCAACAAGGCGTCGACCTTCGACCTCGCGGTCACCTCGCAGTCGCAGCAGATGGGCCAGGTCGTCGCCGACGCGGCGCCCGGCATCGACGACAAGGTGAGCGTCACCCTCGTGGACGTCGCCGACGAGGAGGCGGCCAAGGCGGCCGTCACCGATGAGTCCGCCGACGCGTGGCTGCACCAGACCACTGACGGCTGGCAGCTCGTCGGCAAGTCGGACGTCGACTCGAGCCTGCAGGACGTCGCCACGCAGTCGATCGGCACCGCGGTCCTCACGGCCAACGCCGACAAGGCCGGTACCGACGTCACCAGCCTGCAGAAGGGCACCGCCGTCACCACCGACATCCTCGACGGTGACGCGGAGCAGGCGGGCATCGCCAAGGCCGTCGGCTTCGGCATGGCGATCCTCTTCTACATGTCCGCAGCGATCTTCGGCATGTACCTCGCGATGAGCGTCACCGAGGAGAAGCAGTCGCGGATCGTCGAGATCATCGCGACGTCCATCCCCCTTCGTCATCTGCTCTTCGGCAAGCTCATCGCGGCCGTGGCGCTCGCGGTCGGGCAGCTGCTGCTCTACGCGGCGGTCGCCGTGATCGGGGCGAGCTTCACCGAGTGGGGCGACATGCTGCCGAGCCTCACCGCGGGGCTGGCGTGGTTCATCGTCTTCTTCATCGCCGGCTTCACGATGATCGCGGCGCTCTACGCGGTCTCCGGGGCGCTGGCCTCGCGGCAGGAGGACATCCAGTCGACGTCCTTCCCGGTGACGATGCTGCTCATGGTGATGTTCTTCGGCGCGATGTTTGCCAGCGGGCCGATCGTCGACGTGCTCGCCTGGATCCCGCCCTTCTCCGCGATCCTCCAGCCGATGCGGCTGGTGTCCGGCGAGGCGCAGTGGTGGGAGGCGCTGATCAGCCTCGGCATCCTCGCCGCGGTGACGGTGGGCGTCATCCTCGTCGCGGAGCGGATCTACCGCCGGGCGCTGATGCAGACCGGCGGCAAGCTGTCCTACAAGGACGCGTGGAACGCCGAGCTGTAGAGCCGGCCACAGAGACAGATCGGCCCGGGCACCCGCAGGGGGTGTGCCCGGGCCGATCGTCGTCCGCGCTCAGTCGTCGATGGCACCACGCAGGCGAAGGGAGTTGAGCACCACGAGCACCGAGCTCAGGGCCATCGCGGCGCCGGCGATCATCGGGTTGAGCAGGCCGGCCATCGCGAGCGGGATGGCGGCGATGTTGTAGCCGAAGGCCCAACCCAGGTTTTGCTTGATGACCTTGAGCGTCTCGCGCGAGAGGGCGATGGCGCGCGGGACCGACTCGAGGTCGGCGTGCACGAGGACGATGTCGGCGGACTCCATGGCGACGTCGGTGCCGGTGCCCATCGCCATGCCGAGGTCGGCCTTGACGATGGCGGCCGCGTCGTTGACGCCGTCGCCGACCATGGCGACGACCCGGCCCTCCTGCTGGAGGCGCTCGATGACGTCGTGCTTGTCCTGCGGGCGGACGTCGGCGACCACGTGCTCCGGGTCGATGCCGACCTGGGCGGCGATCGTCGTCGCGTTGTGCTCGTTGTCGCCGCTCAGCAGCCAGACCTGCAGGCCCTCGGCGCGCAGCGCGCGGATGGCATCGCCGGAGGTCTCGCGCACCTCGTCGGCCACGGTGAGGGCGCCACGGGCGATGCCGTCCCACCCGACGAAGACCGTCGTGCCGGACCGCTCGAGGGTCGACAGCTCGGCCGGCACCTCGTCGAAGAGGTCCGCGCGGCCCACGGTGACGCGGGTGTCCTTGATCGTCGCGACGGCACCAGCGCCGGGAAGGTTGTCGAAGTCGCGGATCGCCGGGATCTTGATGCCCTTGTCCAGCGCGCGGCGCACGATGGCCCGGGCGATGGGGTGCTCGCTGCCGGACTCGACGGCCGCGGCGGCGGTGAGCACCGCGGCGGGGTGCAGCCCGGGCGAGGCGGCCAGGTCGGTGACCTGGGCGATACCGGTCGTGATCGTGCCGGTCTTGTCGAGGACGAGGGTGTCGATGCGGCGGGTGTCCTCGAGGACCTGCGGGCCCTTGATGAGCACGCCGCGCTGGGCGCCCCGGCTGGTGCCGACGAGCAGGGCCATCGGCGTGG
The genomic region above belongs to Janibacter limosus and contains:
- a CDS encoding ABC transporter permease, producing MKTTNAWTLVARRELSVRLRDKTFIGSTLLSLVILVGVFGFQAWTANKASTFDLAVTSQSQQMGQVVADAAPGIDDKVSVTLVDVADEEAAKAAVTDESADAWLHQTTDGWQLVGKSDVDSSLQDVATQSIGTAVLTANADKAGTDVTSLQKGTAVTTDILDGDAEQAGIAKAVGFGMAILFYMSAAIFGMYLAMSVTEEKQSRIVEIIATSIPLRHLLFGKLIAAVALAVGQLLLYAAVAVIGASFTEWGDMLPSLTAGLAWFIVFFIAGFTMIAALYAVSGALASRQEDIQSTSFPVTMLLMVMFFGAMFASGPIVDVLAWIPPFSAILQPMRLVSGEAQWWEALISLGILAAVTVGVILVAERIYRRALMQTGGKLSYKDAWNAEL